In Carnobacterium alterfunditum DSM 5972, the sequence ATATATTAAAAATAACCCTACAATTATAGTAGTAACTACTGGTATAACTACAATATTTTTAAGTCCACGGATTGATTCTGGGAATTTAACTTTTTTATTAATGAAAAGAGCGACATAACCTGCTAAATAACCAGCAAGAATTGCCCCTACGAAACCAGATCCTGTATTATGAGCAATAAATCCACCAATAATACCTGGAGCAAAACCAGATTTATCAGCAATATCATAAGATATAAAACCAGCAAGAACTGGGAACATAAGTGCCATAGCCGAATTTGAACCAATTTCATACAAAGCCCAAGCTAAACTGCCTTCATTTTCAAATGCAGTAATACCAAATGCAAATGATAATGCTATAGCAAGTCCACCAGCAACGACAATTGGAATCATATACGAAACACCAGCTAATAAGTGTTGATAGACACCTTTAGCACTCTTTCTTTCTGACTGAACCTCTTCACCTTGAACTCCTGTTTTTATATATGTTGATTTTTTATTTAAAGCATCAAGTAAGACATTTTTACCTTCTTTAATAGCTTTACCAGGTGAAACTTTTAATATATCTTTCCCAGCAAAACGCGTTTCATTAATTCCTTTCTCAATAGCGAGAACCACAACGTCAGCCTCTTCAATTTGTTCAAAAGTCAATGCATCCTCAACTCCAGCTGCTCCCTGTTTTTCAATGAAAATATCTATGTTTAATTCTCTGGCAGCTTGATCAAGTGCTTTTTCAGCCATGTAAGTGTGCGCTATTCCAGTTGTACAAGCAGTAACAGCCACTACTTTTTTACCTTCGTTGGATTCCATTTTATTTTTACTTTCCTTAATTGAATATTCATTATCTTGTTCATCGCTGTAATTACTAATTAGAGTCATAATGTCTTCTTTGTTTTTGATATTACTCATACTTTTTTTGAACTCATCTTCCATCAACAGTGTTGCAATTTTGCTGAGTATTTTTACGTGATCAGAAGAAGTAGAACTCGGAACAGCAATAAAGAAAAACTTATCTGCACTATTCCCTTCCAAAGACTCATATACAATAGGTTTTTTAGTTCTGATGTAAAGAACGCTGGCTGCCTTAACTGAGTCATCTTGTCCATGAGGAATAGCCCAATTATCACCCATCCCTGTAGGAGATAACTCTTCTCGATTTAAAAGTGCCTTCACAAATTTTTCTTTATTTGAAACTAGATTTAAATCGTAAAGTTGATTCGCAGCAAATTTAAACAAATCTGTTTTTGTCTCAACATCAACATCTAAGAAAATTTTTTTATTATTGATAACTTGGTTTATATTCATTTTGTATCACCTTTTCTTTTATAGTTATAGGCTGTGTTTCAAAAACTTTATAATAATGTTTTAAGCATTTTCTCATACCACGCATAGATTGTTCTCGGACATCAAAAATATTTTTTGTTTCATTTATATTTATTTCTTCATAAGCTGAATTTACAATATCTGTAAAAATATTTGTTTTGCTAATACCATTTTTAGCACATTTATTCAAATTATAATCACCTGAAGATGAA encodes:
- a CDS encoding PTS fructose transporter subunit IIABC codes for the protein MNINQVINNKKIFLDVDVETKTDLFKFAANQLYDLNLVSNKEKFVKALLNREELSPTGMGDNWAIPHGQDDSVKAASVLYIRTKKPIVYESLEGNSADKFFFIAVPSSTSSDHVKILSKIATLLMEDEFKKSMSNIKNKEDIMTLISNYSDEQDNEYSIKESKNKMESNEGKKVVAVTACTTGIAHTYMAEKALDQAARELNIDIFIEKQGAAGVEDALTFEQIEEADVVVLAIEKGINETRFAGKDILKVSPGKAIKEGKNVLLDALNKKSTYIKTGVQGEEVQSERKSAKGVYQHLLAGVSYMIPIVVAGGLAIALSFAFGITAFENEGSLAWALYEIGSNSAMALMFPVLAGFISYDIADKSGFAPGIIGGFIAHNTGSGFVGAILAGYLAGYVALFINKKVKFPESIRGLKNIVVIPVVTTIIVGLFLIYVIATPVVAIQGTVAGFLTTLSTNNAGIVALSLAFSIFYFDLGGPISKMVYAFAVSLLSSQIYSPMAAVMIIGMIPPLSMGIATMVRPNMFKEDQQEAGKTATLLGMSFITEGALPFAIAYPKQAIPSFMLGGFVGSVISLAFNIGVTAPHGGLFLVLIPNAITNPLLFVLALGVGSVVSAISMVTLMKLSVKSQLKKANLAK